CCCCTCTCCCTTCGGGAGAGGGACGGGGTGAGGGTGCCAGGTCCCCGGGTTGAACCCGTTCAACCCCCCGAAGCGGTGGGCCCCTGGAACCCCTTGGAGCGGAAGGTGAGCACCAGCGTGTCGCGGTGCCCGCGGTCGCCCAGGGGTTGAATCGGGGTGCTCTCGTGAATCACCCGTTCATCATCGAGCAGCAGCGCGGACCACGGCTCGGTGAGCGTGAACCGGATGCCATGGGGTCCGGTGGCCTCGAACACACGGGTCTCGCCGCCCTTGATGCCCTCGCGTCCGACGAGCAGCACGGCGACGAAGTCCACGCCGTCCCGATGTGCCCCCTCGGGAGTCGGCCGGCCAATACCATCCGTGGTGTCGATGCGGAACTGGTGAGCCTCGACGAACCACGGCTGCGCCCCCTTGATCGAGGAGCAGCACGCGGCGAGCCCGCGCAGCAACTGTGACCAGGCGGGCTGCTCGAGCACGGTGGGCGTCATCGGCTCGAACCAGCGCTCCAGGCCGCCGTGGAGCGCGTTGTACTCGACGGGCTGCCAGTGGGCGCGGTGTGGCACCTGGCTGACCGTGGTGCCCTCGACGACGAAGCAGGAATGCCGGCGGGAGCGATAGCGGCCGCCGTCGCGCAGGTAGGCGTCGGGCAGCAGTCCGTCCCAGGTCGAGCGCAGGGCCTCGAGGGCGGGGGCGGGGGTGCCCACCAGCTCGCACAGGCCGGTACGGCTGAGGACGGCGTAACCGCGCTCGCGCAGGACGGCGGTGACCTCGGAAGGGGGGGTGAGGGGAGGCGAGAAGCTCATGGACGCGCGCACCATGGCCGGGCGGCGCCTGCTTGGAAAGAGCCTTGGTGCCATCCGTCCTTGCGCCGGGCTCCGTTACGGATTATCCATGTCATATTACATTAATAATCCGTCATCACGAAGAGGGGCGCACATGACCACGAGCTACGTCATCGACGCGGTAAGGACGCCGAGGGGGCGCGGGAAGGCAGGCAAGGGAGCGCTCTCGGGCCTCCACCCGCAGGAGTTGCTGGCGCAGGTGCTGAAGACGCTCCAGGGGCGCCAGGGTTTCGACGCGCGCGAGGTGGACGACGTGATGGCGGGGTGCGTCTCGCAGATTGGGGAGCAGGGCGCCAACCTGGCCCGCAACGCGGTGCTGGCGGCGGGGTGGCCCAACGAGGTGCCCGGGGTGTCGCTCAATCGCTTCTGTGCCTCCGGAATGCAGGCAGTGCACTTCGGCGCGATGGCGGTGGGCTCCGGGGCGATGGACCTCGT
The sequence above is drawn from the Archangium gephyra genome and encodes:
- a CDS encoding 2OG-Fe dioxygenase family protein; protein product: MSFSPPLTPPSEVTAVLRERGYAVLSRTGLCELVGTPAPALEALRSTWDGLLPDAYLRDGGRYRSRRHSCFVVEGTTVSQVPHRAHWQPVEYNALHGGLERWFEPMTPTVLEQPAWSQLLRGLAACCSSIKGAQPWFVEAHQFRIDTTDGIGRPTPEGAHRDGVDFVAVLLVGREGIKGGETRVFEATGPHGIRFTLTEPWSALLLDDERVIHESTPIQPLGDRGHRDTLVLTFRSKGFQGPTASGG